In a single window of the Nicotiana tomentosiformis chromosome 10, ASM39032v3, whole genome shotgun sequence genome:
- the LOC138900038 gene encoding uncharacterized protein: MPALIAPPPAKLARSGGQVARRRGQVLRGGGQPARGCPIGKGQNGGTQPRYYAFRARPEAESSDSIITVIVPVFHRDASVLFGLGSTYPYMSCYFSLYLIMPSDCLSAPVYVSTPVGDSIIVDRVYYSCVISIEILETSVYILLLDIVDFDIILGMDWLQRMVEKRCLAYLAYIRDSSEEVPSMDSVPIVRAFPEKFPTDLSGMPPDKDTEFCIDLDPGPQPISIPPHYMVPSELKELKEQLQDLLYKGFIKPNVSPWGAPLFFVRKRMVR, encoded by the exons ATGCCGGCTCTGATTGCTCCACCGCCCGCAAAGCTAGCTAGAAGCGGGGGCCAGGTTGCTAGACGTAGAGGTCAAGtccttagaggtggaggccagccagctaggggttgCCCGATAGGCAAAGGTCAGAATGGTGGGACCCAGCCCCGTTATTATGCATTTCGAGCTAGACctgaggcagagtcatctgaTTCCATCATCACAgttattgttccagttttccatagagatgcttcagttctatttggtCTAGGCTCTACTTATCCCTACATGTCATGCTATTTTTCTTTATATCTGATTATGCCTAGTGATTGcttgagtgctcctgtatatgtgtccacacctgtaggagattctattattgtagatcgtgtttattaCTCGTGTGTCATTTCTATCGAGATCCTTGAGACTAGTGTATAtatcctacttcttgatatagtggactttgatattattttgggcatggattg gctccaACGCATGGTCGAGAAgcgatgtctagcatatttggcctatattcgtgattctagtgaggaggttccttccatggattcagtaccaattGTGCGTGCATTTCCAGAGAAGTTTCCtacagatctgtcggggatgccacccgataaaGATACTGAattttgtattgacttggatcCGGGccctcagcctatttctattccaccacacTATATGGTCCCAtctgagttgaaggaactgaaggagcagttgcaagatttgctttatAAAGGATTCATCAAACCtaatgtctcgccctggggtgcgccaTTGTTCTTTGTGAGAAAaaggatggttcgatga